DNA from Nitrososphaerota archaeon:
TTTACCTTGTCTCGCTAGTGTATAGAATGCTGCAAATCCAGAGTAAAAATAAAGACTTTCTAATATATAATTACCAACTACAGCTTTTACAAAATTTTCTTCTGTTGGATTTAAAACAAAGTCATTATAAATAGATGCTATAACTTTTATCCTTTCCATTAGTACTTCATCTTCTCTCCAGTAGTTATATATCTGATCTGCTTTATCTTTATCAACAACAGATTCTAATATAAACTGATAAGAATATGAATGTAATCCTTCTTGGAATTCTTGGCTTGTTAAACATAAGACAAGTTCTGGAGCTGTTATATATCTTGAAAATTCTTTTAGCATATTTACTTGATAACTATCAAGAACTATAAGAAATGATAATACCATTTCATAAACTCGTTTTTCATAATCAGATAAAATTGTCTCATACTGTCTTCTATCATCATTCATAGATATTTCTTCTGGTATCCAAAAGTTTGTAAATCCCATTAGTTTATATAAATCATATGCCCATTGGTATTTTACATTATTTAATTCTATAATGTTAGTTGTATTACCAAGTATTATTTGTCTATCTTCTTTACTACTTGAACCATTAGGATTGAATATTAAGTTTCTGTTAAGCATGTTACCTCCTCATTTCATCATAAAGTATGAAATTATAATTCAAATTATTATAATTCAGATTATTATAATTTAGATTCTAATCTCTATAAACTAAACAGAACAAGATTCACATTCTTCTTGTAAATCAACTGCGGACATAGACCTTAGATAATATGTTGTCTTCAATCCATTTTTCCAACATTCTATATAAAGTTTCATTAGATCTCTACCAGTTATTTCACTTGGTTTTATAAATAAATTTAAACTTTGTGATTGATCTATCCACTTTTGTCTTACAGCAGCTGCTCTTACTATCCATATCTGATCTATATCATATGCAGATTTATAATGCCAATAATATTTATCTACTTCTGGAGGAACTTGTGGTAATATACCACTTATCTTTTCTTCTTTGTAAAACTTTTTAAATATTGGATCTATTGATGGTGTTGCACCAACTGTTAATGAAGTTGAACCTGTTGGCATAACAGCGAATAAATATCCATTTCTTAATCCATATTTCTTAATTCTTTTAGTTAGAGATATCCATGGAAAGTTGTTGTTATTGTTAATACTTTCTTCTTTTATAGTTTTATAATCTCTACCAAAGTAAATTCCTTTAGACCAATCAGAACCATCGAACATAGAGTATTTTCCTCTTTCCTTAGCAAGATTCATAGAAGATAATAGACCATAGTAAGCTAATGTCTCAAATAATTTATCTGCAAACTTTAAGTGCTCTTCACTTTCCCATTGTATGTCATTTTTTACAAGACAGTAGTGATAATTTGAAACCCCAATTCCAATTGCTCTATATTTTTTAGAAGTTATTTCTGCTTCTTTTATTGGATAGTAGTTAAGTGTTATAACATTATCAAGCATTCTAACAAGTATTGGCATTACTCTTTTAATATCTTTTCTTGTATAAACTTTACCTAAGTTTATAGCACCTAAATTACATACAACTGTATCACCTGCTTCATACTGTATTATCACTTTATTA
Protein-coding regions in this window:
- a CDS encoding ribonucleotide-diphosphate reductase subunit beta; translation: MLNRNLIFNPNGSSSKEDRQIILGNTTNIIELNNVKYQWAYDLYKLMGFTNFWIPEEISMNDDRRQYETILSDYEKRVYEMVLSFLIVLDSYQVNMLKEFSRYITAPELVLCLTSQEFQEGLHSYSYQFILESVVDKDKADQIYNYWREDEVLMERIKVIASIYNDFVLNPTEENFVKAVVGNYILESLYFYSGFAAFYTLARQGKMINTSQQIKYINRDELTHVTLFRSIITTLKQENKELFTPELDKWIYEIFKYATDAEIKWGQHVTQNQILGLNNQLIEKYIKYLSNIRLNHIGYKPLYPTVTENPLKWIDTFRSINDTKTDFFEKKVLGYSKRNELKW